The following nucleotide sequence is from Pseudomonas sp. RC10.
TGCTGGCACCTTATCGCCGCGTCGCTGGAGAATTTTGTAGTACGTGCTCTGGTATTCACGCTCCAGACGCTGTTGCGCAATGAGCGGCCCATCGCTGGCCTCGGCGCTGGTGCCTTCGATTTCCAGCCGCAGGGCAGGGCGCTCTTTCAGGGCAGCGGCCAGCTTGTCCAGCGACGCCTGCGCCTCGCCACTCAAGTCGTCCGAACCGGGGGCGAACGCCACGGTGCCCAAATCTTCCGAACCGCCACCGCTGATCAAACCGCCGATGAATTTGAACGGCGCGGCGGCAGCCTTGACCACCAGGTTGCGCAGGGTCTGCCAGACAATCGGCATCACGCTGAACTGCGGATTGTTCAGGTCGCCGGTCACGGGCAGTTCGATGGAAATCTTGCCGTCCACATCCTTGAGCAGCGCAATCGCCAGTTTGAGGGGCAGGTTCACGGCATCGGGACTGTCGACCTTTTCACCCAGCTGCAATTGCTCGACCACCACCTTGTTCTCGGCCTTGAGCTGGCCTTTGGTGATCAGATAGTGCAGGTCCAGATTCAGCCGCCCCTTGCGAATGCGGTAGCCCGCGAACTTGCCGGAGTAGGGCGTCAATGTCGTCAGCTCAACGCGCTTGAAGCTGGTGGCGATGTCCAGACTGGCCAGCGGGTTGAACGGGTTAAGCGCGCCTTTGATGGTGACCGGCGCGTAGCGGTCGACCTTGCCCTGAATGTCCACCGGGGCCGGTTTGTCCTGCCGGTTATCAAGGGTGCCGATCTTACCGTTGAGCTGCTGCACGGCGGTCGCAAAGTTCGGGGTGAGGCTAAAGTCGGCAAAGTTGGCCGAGCCATTGTTGATGTTCACCTCGCCGATACGAATGCCCATGGGCTTTTCGGCAGACGCGGTTTTCGGTTTCGGTGCGGGTTTCGCCTCAGCTTTGGTCGTAGCAGGTGCCCCGTCGGCAGGCTGCGGAATCAGCAAGTCGTCGATGTTGGTGGTGCGGTCGTCAGCGATCACGAAACGCGCATAGGGCTGTTCAATGTTGATCTTGGCGATGCTCAGGCTGTCGCCGAGCTGGAAGTTCAGGCCCTCAACGTTCAGTTGCTGCCATTTCACGAAATCCCGGGATTTGAGCGTGTCCAGCGTGTGCAACTGATCGACCTGCGCTTTGCCGGTGATGCCCAGCGCCAACGGCTCGGTGCTTTTAAGGTCAACGGCCAGGTCGGTGTTGAGCATGCCGCTGCGCACTTCCAGGCGAATGAACGGCGTGACGTAGGACTGCGCGAGGCGCAGGTCGATGTCGCGGGTCGTCACGTTGAGCTTGGCGCGCACGGGGTCAAGATTGACTTCGCCTTCCGCCGTCAGCTTGCCTTGTTTGCCCAGCCCGGTGTCGAGTTTGATGTTGAAAGGCGATTTGTTGAGGCTGTCGAAGTTTGTCAGGTCCAGATTGAGCGGGCCGACTTCCAGCGCGACCGGTTCCTTGGGCACTTTGTCGGCCAGGTGCACGCGGTAATCGCGCAGTTGAGTGTCGCGCAACAGCACCTGCCAAGGCTTGCTCGGCACAGCAGGTTTTGCGCTGGCGGGGGTCTCGGCCCCAGAGGCCGTCGCGGGTTGCTGCTTTTCAGCGTCGGCTTTCTTCTGTTCGGTCTTCGAGGGCTGGCTGGCAAACAGCTTCTGCCAGTCGAGTTGGCCATCGGATTCGCGAGCGGCCCAGGTTTCCAGGCCCTGACTACGAATCTTCCCGACGGTGACCAACTGCTTCGCCAGATCAAGGGATGTGTCGCTGACTTCCAGGTTTTTCAGGCGCACCAACGGGCGACCGTCCGGTGCATCGATGGCGAAAGGCGCGACTTTGAGCGACGTGTTGTCCAGCCGCAGCTCGGTTTCCTTGGCCAGATTGAGCGTGTAATGGGTGCTGAGGTTGAGCACGCCATCCTTGAGCACCAGCGGCAAGGCGTCGCGCACATAGGGCCACCAGACTTTCATTTTGCCGTCGGTGACTTTCAGCGTGCCTTCGGAGCTGATCGGCACCAGGCTGATTTTGCCCACCCAGTCAATCTGACCGCCTTCGGGACCCGCCGCAACCAGCGTCATGTCGGCGTTGTCTTCGGGCAGAGTGCTGAGGTTTTTCAGTTCGAAATTCAGGGCGTCGTAGAGGAATTCGATGGGCTCGCTGGGGCGCTGGTCCTGGAAATGCACGAAGCCGTCGGACAGTTTGATCTCGCCAATGCGCAGCGGGAACGGCTTGCTCGGCGGTTCGTCAGGCTTGGCGGGTTCGCTGGGTGGCAGCTTGAACAGACCGGCCAGATTGAGTTTGCCGTCTTTGGAAAACAGCAATTCGGTCTTGGGTTTGTCGAGCTTCACGGCCTGAAGGTGCAGGGCCTTGGTCCACAGGCTGTCGATTTGCAGGTTGGCGTAAAGCCGTTCGAAGCCGACCTGTTCCTTGCCCGGTGCGCCAATGTTCAGGCCCCACAGGGTTACTTCCAGGGTGTAGGGATTGAGTTCGAGGCGGTCCAGCCTGGCGGGCACCGTGGCGTAATTCGCCAATTGCTGGTTGATCACCCGCAACGCAATGCCAGGCAGGATAAGGAACCCCAGCACGCTGTAAATGGCGAAGACGGCCAGCAAGGCGCCAATGGCGCGTTTCAATCCTTTGGGCATGTAGGTCGCCAACTCTCTCGGTCTGAGGTGCCTTTGAGTATGGCACGCCAATCTGGTTCCGAAGTCGCGGCTCTGCATTCCTTGTGGGAAATTTCCCTACTGCGGGTGGGAGATCAAAGCTGCAAGATCAAGGTCTTGAGTGGGGGCTGCTGATCCATCGACGGAAAATCGACGCCGGGCATCATCACCTGCCAGTCGCGAACAGGCCGACCGAGCTTGTTGGCGCAGCGCAGCACCTGTTCGCGCCATTCTTCCATGCTGACCTTTGCCAGATTATTGCAGCAGATCAGCACGCCGTTTTCAGCGGTGGTCAGCAGGGCAGGTTTGAGCAGGCTTTGATAGTCGCGCAGCAAGTCGACGGTACCGAAGGCGCTTTTCGCCCACGCAGGCGGATCGAGCAGTACGAGGTCGAATTGACGCTGTTCCAGGCGCACGTAGCTAGGGAGTTTCTGGCCACGACGGGAGGCAATCGGCAGGCCCGCCAGTTGGCGAATGGCCGGGAAATAGTCGGACTGGATGAACTGCATTTCTGGCAATTGCGGGTTCAAATGGCCGTTCTCGCGACCGACGGCGAGGTTGCCTTCGGCGAAGTCCAGATTGCAGACCTCCCGCGCGCCGCCCGCTGCTGCGCTCAAGCCGACGCCGCAGGTGTAAGCGAACAGGTTCAGTACGCTTTTACCCTTGGCGTGAGCCTGGACCCAGCCGCGGGTGTTGCGCAGGTCGAGAAAAAGCAGAGGGTCCTGACCGGCATGACGGCCACGCACTCGATATTTCAGCCCCCATTCGTGGCCGATCAGATCGTTCAGCGCGGCGTCGTCGGCTTTATAGACAGCGTCTGTGCGATCAATCCGCGAGTTGCCGTGGGAGCGGTCGTTGTAGACCAGCATCAAGTCCAGACCCAAACGGGCATTGATCGTGGCGTGGGCCGCCAGCAAGGTCTCGCGGTCCAAGCTGTTGTGAAAGCTCTGCACCAGCAACTGCGGGCCGTAGCGGTCGATGGTCAGTCCGCTCGCGCCTTCCTGGCTGCCATGGAACAGGCGATAGCAGTCGGTGCCATGAGCATGCAGCTCGGCGAGCAGGGCTTGACGGTTGTCGAGGGCGACGCTGAGCGCCTGATTCAAGGAAGACATGCTCGGCGCCTTGGGGCAGGAATAAGGCGCGCGAGTTTAACAGTTCGGTGTGCGGCAGGCCGAACAATCCAGGCGCCGCCAAACCCTGTGGGAGCGAATTCATTCGCGAACGATGGGTCAGGTGACAGAGATGTGTCGGCCGTACTGGCCCCTCGCGAATGAATTCGCTCCCACAGAGGGATCTCTATCGGCCGTGCTGAAGCGTTTTTCATTCCCATTGGATGGCCGCGTCGCCTGTAGGAAACGGCCTTCCTGAACCTTCCCTGAATCCCCGCGCAATAGTCTCGGCAGGCCCCGTGATGGCGGTTTACTCTCATAAAAGCCGGGCGTATTCTTCGCCCGTTTTCAACAGATGCGGAGACCCACAGTGGGTACTTGTTCGAGTGACAGACGTCAGCCGGTTCCGATGACCGGCCAATCCTCCGCGAGCTAACGCGCAGTCTTTTCACTGCCGTTATCTCGCTGATAAACGCGAGAAACGGCAGGCGATTCTTTTTCCTGTCCTTCCCTGACGCCCAGGCACCGCGCGCCGTTTTTCGGTCGCGCGGGCTTATCGTTGTGCGCCGTTCACACCTGAACGACGCGCAGTGCGCTCGGCTGTGCCTCCTGAATCTCCATGAGTAGTAGCCCTTCAGTCCAGGGGACACGGCCATGAAATTCAACACCCTGAAAGAGTTCTTCGCAGGCTTCCTGCGCACTCGCCACTTCGCCCGGCACTTCCGTCGGCTGGCGATGCTCGACAGCCTGACCGACGCCACCGTCAGCCGCGAAGTCCCGCCCACTCTGGCGCAAACCCTCACCCGGGGTGCCAGCAGCGACGTGCCTGAATTGCTCGCACGCCTGCACACCCACCACGACGGCCTGAGTGAGGACGAGGCCCTGGCCTTGCGCCAGCAACATGGCCTCAACGAAGTCGAGCACGAACAGCCGCTGCCATGGTGGGTACATCTGTGGCACTGCTACAAAAATCCGTTCAACCTGCTGCTGACCCTGCTGGCCTTCATCTCATGGCTGACCGAGGACATGAAAGCCGCCACGGTGATCTTCTCGATGGTGGTGCTCTCGACCCTGCTGCGCTTCTGGCAGGAAACCCGCTCCAACCAGGCCGCCGATGCGCTCAAGGCGATGGTCAGCAACACCGCGACCGTGCTGCGTCGTCAGGAAACCAAGTCGCAGCGCATCGAGCTGCCGATCAAACAACTGGTGCCGGGCGATCTGATCGTGCTCTCGGCTGGCGACATGATCCCCGCCGACTGCCGCGTGCTGACTGCCAAAGACCTGTTCGTCAGCCAGGCGGCGATGACCGGAGAATCAATGCCGGTGGAGAAATTCGCTCGCCGTCAGGAAGTCGATACCGGCAATCCGCTGGACCTGGAAAACATCCTGTTCATGGGCACCAACGTGGTGTCCGGTGCAGCGACCGGGGTGATTCTAGCGACCGGCAACCACACCTATTTCGGCGCCCTGGCTCAGCGGGTCAGCGCCACCGACCGCGCACCCACTTCGTTTCAGGCCGGGGTCAATAAAGTCAGCTGGCTGCTGATCCGCTTCATGTTCGTGATGGCGCCGCTGGTGTTGTTCATCAACGGTTTCACCAAAGGCGACTGGATGGAAGCGCTGCTGTTCGCGCTGTCCATTGCAGTGGGCCTGACCCCGGAAATGCTGCCGATGATCGTCACCTCGACGCTGGCCAAAGGCGCGGTGTTCCTGTCGCGCAAGAAAGTCATCGTCAAACGTCTGGACGCGATTCAGAACTTCGGCGCCATGGACGTGCTGTGCACCGACAAAACCGGGACGCTGACCCAAGACAAAATCTTCCTCGCCCGCCATGTGGACGTGTGGGGGGATGAGTCCGACGACGTGCTGGAAATGGCGTATCTGAACAGCTACTACCAGACCGGCCTGAAAAACCTGCTGGACGTGGCGGTGCTGGAACACGTGGAAATCCACCGCGAGCTGCAAGTCGGGACGGCGTTCAGCAAGGTCGACGAAGTGCCGTTCGACTTCAATCGTCGGCGCATGTCGGTGGTGGTGCAGGAGCAAGGCCAGCCGCATCTGCTGATCTGCAAAGGCGCGCTGGAGGAAGTGTTGGGCGTTTGCAACCGCGTGCGTCATGGCGAGGTGGATGAGGCGCTAACCCCGGAATTGCTGGAGCGCATCCTGCAAGTCACGGCGGAATTCAACGAAGAAGGCCTGCGCGTCGTGGCTGTGGCTGCGCGTGCGATGGACGCGGGGCGCGACACCTATGGGCTGGCCGATGAAAGCGACCTGACCCTGATCGGTTACGTGGCCTTCCTTGATCCACCCAAAGAAAGCACCGCGCCTGCACTGAAGGCGTTGGCTGAACACGGCGTGGCGGTAAAGGTGCTGACCGGCGACAACGAGCGCGTGACCGCGAAGATCTGCCGTGAAGTGGGGCTGGAACGCCAGGGCCTGTTGCTCGGCGGCGACGTTGAGCGCATGAGCGATGCTGAGTTGGCGGTAGCCGTGGAAACCACCAACGTGTTCGCCAAACTGACGCCTTCTCACAAGGAACGCATCGTGCGGCTGCTCAAGGCCAACGGCCACGTGGTCGGTTTCATGGGCGACGGCATCAACGATGCGCCTGCGCTGCGCACCGCTGACATCGGCATTTCCGTGGACAGCGCGGTAGACATCGCCAAGGAAGCGGCCGACATCATCCTGCTGGAAAAAAGCCTGATGGTGCTGGAGGAGGGCGTGCTGGAAGGGCGTCGTACCTTCGCCAACATGCTCAAGTACATCAAGATGACGGCCAGCTCCAACTTCGGCAACGTGTTCTCGGTGCTGGTGGCCAGCGCGTTCATTCCGTTCCTGCCGATGCTGCCGATGCATCTGCTGGTGCAGAACCTGCTGTACGACATTTCGCAGATCGCCATTCCGTTCGATAACGTCGATGAGGAGCTGCTGAAAAAACCGCAACGCTGGCAGCCTGCGGACGTGGGGCGTTTCATGGTGTTCTTCGGGCCGATCAGCTCGATCTTCGACATCACCAC
It contains:
- the mgtA gene encoding magnesium-translocating P-type ATPase, with amino-acid sequence MKFNTLKEFFAGFLRTRHFARHFRRLAMLDSLTDATVSREVPPTLAQTLTRGASSDVPELLARLHTHHDGLSEDEALALRQQHGLNEVEHEQPLPWWVHLWHCYKNPFNLLLTLLAFISWLTEDMKAATVIFSMVVLSTLLRFWQETRSNQAADALKAMVSNTATVLRRQETKSQRIELPIKQLVPGDLIVLSAGDMIPADCRVLTAKDLFVSQAAMTGESMPVEKFARRQEVDTGNPLDLENILFMGTNVVSGAATGVILATGNHTYFGALAQRVSATDRAPTSFQAGVNKVSWLLIRFMFVMAPLVLFINGFTKGDWMEALLFALSIAVGLTPEMLPMIVTSTLAKGAVFLSRKKVIVKRLDAIQNFGAMDVLCTDKTGTLTQDKIFLARHVDVWGDESDDVLEMAYLNSYYQTGLKNLLDVAVLEHVEIHRELQVGTAFSKVDEVPFDFNRRRMSVVVQEQGQPHLLICKGALEEVLGVCNRVRHGEVDEALTPELLERILQVTAEFNEEGLRVVAVAARAMDAGRDTYGLADESDLTLIGYVAFLDPPKESTAPALKALAEHGVAVKVLTGDNERVTAKICREVGLERQGLLLGGDVERMSDAELAVAVETTNVFAKLTPSHKERIVRLLKANGHVVGFMGDGINDAPALRTADIGISVDSAVDIAKEAADIILLEKSLMVLEEGVLEGRRTFANMLKYIKMTASSNFGNVFSVLVASAFIPFLPMLPMHLLVQNLLYDISQIAIPFDNVDEELLKKPQRWQPADVGRFMVFFGPISSIFDITTFAVMWYVFGANTPEHQTLFQSGWFVVGLLTQTLIVHMIRTPKIPFLQSRAAMPLMVMTGVIMAVGVFLPMGPLAHYFKLQALPPLYFVILPVILLAYVGLTQAVKGFYVRKFGWQ
- a CDS encoding DUF748 domain-containing protein gives rise to the protein MPKGLKRAIGALLAVFAIYSVLGFLILPGIALRVINQQLANYATVPARLDRLELNPYTLEVTLWGLNIGAPGKEQVGFERLYANLQIDSLWTKALHLQAVKLDKPKTELLFSKDGKLNLAGLFKLPPSEPAKPDEPPSKPFPLRIGEIKLSDGFVHFQDQRPSEPIEFLYDALNFELKNLSTLPEDNADMTLVAAGPEGGQIDWVGKISLVPISSEGTLKVTDGKMKVWWPYVRDALPLVLKDGVLNLSTHYTLNLAKETELRLDNTSLKVAPFAIDAPDGRPLVRLKNLEVSDTSLDLAKQLVTVGKIRSQGLETWAARESDGQLDWQKLFASQPSKTEQKKADAEKQQPATASGAETPASAKPAVPSKPWQVLLRDTQLRDYRVHLADKVPKEPVALEVGPLNLDLTNFDSLNKSPFNIKLDTGLGKQGKLTAEGEVNLDPVRAKLNVTTRDIDLRLAQSYVTPFIRLEVRSGMLNTDLAVDLKSTEPLALGITGKAQVDQLHTLDTLKSRDFVKWQQLNVEGLNFQLGDSLSIAKINIEQPYARFVIADDRTTNIDDLLIPQPADGAPATTKAEAKPAPKPKTASAEKPMGIRIGEVNINNGSANFADFSLTPNFATAVQQLNGKIGTLDNRQDKPAPVDIQGKVDRYAPVTIKGALNPFNPLASLDIATSFKRVELTTLTPYSGKFAGYRIRKGRLNLDLHYLITKGQLKAENKVVVEQLQLGEKVDSPDAVNLPLKLAIALLKDVDGKISIELPVTGDLNNPQFSVMPIVWQTLRNLVVKAAAAPFKFIGGLISGGGSEDLGTVAFAPGSDDLSGEAQASLDKLAAALKERPALRLEIEGTSAEASDGPLIAQQRLEREYQSTYYKILQRRGDKVPAQAGDLKVPDDEKAPMLEGIYRTRLKQQPPAEWVDLGKEERQNKLREAVLKSWSSSALLLRQLGQARAGSIKDYLVDKGQLADDRVYFVDASLGQPEKDGRVISPLHLDSE
- a CDS encoding class I SAM-dependent methyltransferase; its protein translation is MSSLNQALSVALDNRQALLAELHAHGTDCYRLFHGSQEGASGLTIDRYGPQLLVQSFHNSLDRETLLAAHATINARLGLDLMLVYNDRSHGNSRIDRTDAVYKADDAALNDLIGHEWGLKYRVRGRHAGQDPLLFLDLRNTRGWVQAHAKGKSVLNLFAYTCGVGLSAAAGGAREVCNLDFAEGNLAVGRENGHLNPQLPEMQFIQSDYFPAIRQLAGLPIASRRGQKLPSYVRLEQRQFDLVLLDPPAWAKSAFGTVDLLRDYQSLLKPALLTTAENGVLICCNNLAKVSMEEWREQVLRCANKLGRPVRDWQVMMPGVDFPSMDQQPPLKTLILQL